From a region of the Helianthus annuus cultivar XRQ/B chromosome 5, HanXRQr2.0-SUNRISE, whole genome shotgun sequence genome:
- the LOC110939963 gene encoding nudix hydrolase 9: protein MENAFKLLLSCPSGLSSSQVSVRFDESYDRVPHPDAELENSISEIWDKRVQQSSSLFNGKKFRYGGHDGAGPNVCLHLGLTDYRTFVGTNLNPLWERFLVSSEDDCKQCQHTSSPLGNGAVVETVDNTILVLQRSNNVGEFPGYLVFPGGHPEPEEVGITSHTCENGSQNSESSNSKVSQEMFDSIVREVVEEIGVPAATLSKPLLIGISRRVLNVRPTAFFFIKCNLQSTQVQELYSSAQDGYESTKLYTIHPSELENMASKMPGCHRGGFALYKLMLAGGNDLK, encoded by the exons ATGGAGAATGCATTCAAACTGCTCCTTTCATGTCCCTCTGGTCTCTCCTCTTCACAG GTTTCGGTGAGGTTCGACGAATCGTACGATAGAGTTCCTCATCCGGACGCTGAATTGGAAAATTCCATTTCTGAG ATATGGGATAAAAGGGTTCAACAAAGCTCATCATTGTTCAATGGTAAAAAGTTTAGG TACGGAGGACATGATGGCGCGGGTCCCAATGTATGCCTTCACCTTGGTCTAACAGATTATAG GACTTTTGTCGGGACGAATTTAAATCCTTTATGGGAAAGATTTCTTGTATCGTCTGAAG ATGATTGTAAGCAGTGTCAACACACGTCTAGTCCATTGGGTAACGGTGCAGTTGTAGAGACAGTTGACAATACGATACTCGTGCTCCAAAGAAGCAATAATGTTGGTGAATTTCCTGGATACCTTGTCTTTCCAGGTGGTCATCCCGAG CCCGAAGAAGTCGGTATTACATCCCATACGTGTGAAAACGGGTCGCAAAACTCAGAATCGAGCAACAGTAAAGTCTCTCAGGAGATGTTTGACAGCATTGTACGTGAAGTGGTTGAAGAGATAGGAGTACCGGCTGCAACCTTG AGCAAGCCGTTGTTGATTGGTATATCCCGCAGGGTATTGAACGTGAGACCAACTGCATTTTTCTTCATCAAGTGCAATCTTCAATCAACACAAGTTCAAGAACTCTATTCCAGTGCACAAGATGGCTATGAATCAACAAAACTCTATACTATCCATCCT AGTGAATTGGAGAACATGGCATCCAAAATGCCCGGCTGCCACCGAGGAGGTTTTGCACTTTACAAGTTGATGTTAGCAGGTGGGAATGATCTCAAGTGA
- the LOC110939962 gene encoding dirigent protein 10 has protein sequence MAASTFTCFSLLSLLFLATTFSLATSARTLIEDPEPVAPVVAPEAGDDVTPLGAIPPNPASGAGAGAGGAGAGGGAGAGAGVVPVVEGPDHTLTFFMHDILGGSNPSAKAVTGAVTNPAVNGQVPFAKPNGANLPVNNGVPQDDNNNGIINNNNLPFLTGLGGTTSNVFQNNNNNNNNNNNNVFAAINGGQLPQGNALQQFMFGTLTVIDDELTEGHELGSGLIGKAQGFYVSSSIDGKSQTMAFTVMFMHGSYIDSLSFMGVHRSAVAESQLAVMGGTGKYVNAKGHAVVKTFQGTDQQNNDGTETLLHFTVYLA, from the coding sequence ATGGCAGCCTCTACCTTCACTTGCTTTTCACTCCTCTCCCTTCTTTTCCTAGCCACAACTTTCTCTTTAGCCACCTCGGCCCGGACCCTCATTGAGGACCCAGAACCTGTGGCCCCTGTGGTTGCACCAGAAGCAGGTGATGATGTGACTCCCTTAGGCGCCATCCCACCTAACCCAGCTTCTGGTGCTGGTGCTGGTGCTGGTGGTGCTGGTGCTGGTGGTGGTGCTGGTGCGGGTGCTGGTGTGGTGCCTGTGGTCGAAGGTCCTGATCACACACTTACTTTCTTCATGCACGATATTCTTGGTGGGTCGAATCCCTCGGCTAAAGCCGTCACTGGAGCTGTGACTAACCCGGCTGTCAATGGTCAAGTTCCGTTTGCAAAACCGAACGGTGCCAACCTCCCAGTGAACAATGGAGTTCCACAAGACGACAACAACAATGGGAttatcaacaacaacaacctcCCATTCCTCACCGGCTTAGGCGGGACCACCTCAAATGTTTTtcaaaacaataacaataacaacaacaataacaataacaatgtgtTTGCTGCAATTAACGGTGGACAGTTACCTCAAGGTAACGCCTTACAACAGTTTATGTTCGGGACATTGACAGTGATTGATGACGAGTTAACCGAAGGACATGAACTGGGGTCCGGTTTGATAGGGAAGGCTCAAGGGTTCTATGTATCGAGCTCGATAGATGGTAAGAGTCAGACAATGGCATTCACTGTGATGTTTATGCATGGGAGTTATATTGATAGTTTGAGTTTTATGGGGGTTCACCGTAGCGCGGTGGCAGAGTCGCAGCTGGCGGTGATGGGTGGCACCGGAAAGTATGTGAATGCTAAGGGACATGCTGTGGTGAAGACATTCCAGGGTACAGACCAGCAGAACAATGATGGTACAGAGACACTACTTCATTTCACTGTGTATCTTGCTTAA